The following is a genomic window from Brachionichthys hirsutus isolate HB-005 chromosome 10, CSIRO-AGI_Bhir_v1, whole genome shotgun sequence.
CAGAATTCCTTTTACATCTACCCCCTCTGACAATGAATTATTCAGCCTCAGCGAATACTCGGCAGGCTCCAGCTCAGGTTTATCTCAATGATTTAACTTTTCCATTCACGGCTATAGGCAATGGAATCTGTTGTGAATTTGTCACCTTGGAATGCGCCTCTTCTCAGGTACCTACGGATGTTACCAGGCCTCAGGCTCAGCCTCTGGTGCTTCCCAAAGTCACCTGTGGAACAGCCCAGGGATCCCACCATCGACCCCACCCCAGCAGTATAACAGCAGCAGACCTGCTCCAGGACCCGCCCCTGCAACGAGAAGCTATTCACCAATACCACACCCATATAAAGCTGGAGGCACAGGGTATGTTTTACTCACACTCTGACCATTAGAGGAGCATAAAGATCAGTGGCTGGAACCATTTGTCAAAGCCTAACAAAGactatgtttaaaaacaacagaaacaaaatcaaGTGTCGTAAATTAAAAGGTTTGAAAACTCAGTGAGACACACGGTCAGTTTGGTTTTAGTTCAAAATGTGTAAATAGGTAGGTTTGGCgtttgtgatttttgttttttgtagctCTAAGATGGTTCAGCCCAGCAACTCAATGAGAAAACAGGAATCCAGTTTGAACTCCAGACAGAGTGAACATCGCCCCCCCTGCAGCGGTGAGCATGCACAAAGCAAGCGCACGGCCCAGAGTGCGTTCTTTCAGGGAAGCCAGCAGCCATTTTACAGAGCACCCAGTCCCACTCCCGAGTATTCCCAGCAGCCCAGAGCCCCGCTAGCTCCGGTCCCACCACCCAACAGGCTCCCCGCTCCTGTAGCACAGTCTCAAAACAACTCCTGGAACTTTACCAACACTTTTGGGCACCAGAAATCACCTGTGGAAAGAAAGAGGAGCACAAATCAACCTGAGGCTGTACATCAAACTCAAAAACAGGTAGACAACTGGAAAAAAACCAAATCAAATACAATATACTTTAGTGATCATTGCAGCCTCTATATTTGTGCTCATCAGGAAGCATCTCCAACAAAGCCAGCCATTGATTACTCACTGAGGATCCTGACTGCAGTGATTCACGGCATGAGACACTGGAGCCAGTTTAAAGACAAAGTTCCATACTTATTTGAGATATTTGGTGAGTTGATCAGGACTCTCTTTGGTCTCTGTTgcgtgcagtttttttttaaacaccattATTCTGATGGGTGGACGTCTTCCCTCAGGTACTCTGGACTCCGCAGTCACACTGGGTCAACATGGAGCAAAGAATTTCCTCATGAGAGATGGAAAGGAAGCGGTGCAGTGTGTCTATTATGAAAACGTGAGTCGATAAAAATCTGAATTAATGTGTCTTTCAGACATTTCagttattttcaaaaatcatcCATCAGGTTTTTTACTCTTTGTTACACATGTGTAACACATGTGTAACAAAGAGTAAATGGTGAAGCAAAGAATAGCCCTGGAGTTATACTTAAATTTAATTTGTGCCTCTTGACTAACAGGAACAGGAACTTCCCCGTCTCATCCGAGGTCAAGTTCACCGCTGTGTGGGAAACTACGACCGCAGCAGAGATGTCCtgatgtgtgtgtccatcagGCCCGGCCTGCCCTCAGCGATGAGGAACGTCCAGGAAACTGTGAAGGTCTGCAATGCGGAAATGAGAGCGCTCGTAAAATCACTCAGTGAGATCTGAGAATGAGTTTCAGCAGTCAAACATTAAACAGTAATCAATTCATGTTTCATGATGCTGTTCTTTGGCTTTATGGGTGGTGTTCTTTTACAGTATAAAACCAAACTGCCCCGTATTGAGCTTTAAATGTTCACTTGTTCCAGCACAGCTAATGTTATATTCATTTCCATAATAAACATGTGACGTTTCATTGGACCTCTCCATCTGTAagttctgaaatgtttttattccaaAGAAAATTCACAGAACAG
Proteins encoded in this region:
- the LOC137900834 gene encoding spermatogenesis-associated protein 22; the encoded protein is MRKQDSRPARPAGVLPVPPFNQKKRNRIPFTSTPSDNELFSLSEYSAGSSSGTYGCYQASGSASGASQSHLWNSPGIPPSTPPQQYNSSRPAPGPAPATRSYSPIPHPYKAGGTGSKMVQPSNSMRKQESSLNSRQSEHRPPCSGEHAQSKRTAQSAFFQGSQQPFYRAPSPTPEYSQQPRAPLAPVPPPNRLPAPVAQSQNNSWNFTNTFGHQKSPVERKRSTNQPEAVHQTQKQEASPTKPAIDYSLRILTAVIHGMRHWSQFKDKVPYLFEIFGTLDSAVTLGQHGAKNFLMRDGKEAVQCVYYENEQELPRLIRGQVHRCVGNYDRSRDVLMCVSIRPGLPSAMRNVQETVKVCNAEMRALVKSLSEI